A portion of the Scleropages formosus chromosome 13, fSclFor1.1, whole genome shotgun sequence genome contains these proteins:
- the cetn2 gene encoding centrin-2: MATSAKKPSLGAMAPRKKASPKPELTEELRQEIREAFELFDTDGSGYIDVKELKVAMRALGFEPKKEEIKRMIGEVDKEGTGKIDFNDFLTVMTQKMAEKDSKEEILKAFRLFDDDETGKISFRNLKRVAKELGENLTDEELQEMIDEADRDGDGEVSQQEFLRIMKKTSLY, from the exons ATG GCCACCAGCGCTAAGAAGCCCTCTCTGGGGGCCATGGCCCCTCGGAAAAAGGCGAGCCCCAAACCCGAGTTGACGGAGGAGCTACGTCAGGAAATCCGGGAGGCCTTCGAGCTCTTCGACACAGACGGCTCCGGGTACATCGACGTGAAAGAACTCAAG GTTGCTATGAGAGCGCTGGGGTTTGAGCCCAAAAAAGAGGAGATCAAAAGGATGATCGGCGAGGTCGACAAGGAGGGCACTGGAAAGATCGACTTCAATGACTTCCTGACAGTCATGACACAGAAAATG GCTGAGAAGGACTCCAAGGAGGAAATTCTTAAAGCCTTCCGCCTGTTTGACGATGATGAGACGGGAAAGATCTCCTTCCGCAACCTGAAGAGGGTGGCCAAGGAGCTGGGGGAGAACCTGACGGACGAGGAGCTGCAG gaGATGATCGACGAGGCTGAccgggatggggatggggaggTGAGCCAGCAGGAGTTTCTCCGCATCATGAAGAAGACCAGTTTGTACTAA
- the gcna gene encoding germ cell nuclear acidic protein has product MDHDASVLFQKVAHKLGWTREGGLESAEQELLRSIGKSRRPATGRSDAACSRVKSTKSELSDSDDSTKENWSPKGCKVLNLDSSDDDDFDLFLLEKTTPQIGVHRPRRPPKDNVACDSPQGQVESSDSDDFETFLSRVKTPKTKPVAPRGGRDDSLKDFIVDSSSDEDFVTDGRKKKSASRAVSKTPRSVQTPPTALEQPPAQSESPVFLSDEDEDVVITSTWKSRHPPRSSCFTGQVFKEQALTPRASSPVRSLPPSSAPSKMTYRTPLRLDDSSSEEEFLSLLDRLKQNSLSNRKNTETPKPKAEPKKKPSLSVPSGQGLRQDSGGAGHWRVDKGAQGVNTPVHPAQSKPESHTEPRAVVGGRTVVCKTPNCFLQSLSAPGSVYCRSFKQLKEELTGKLYQLYNRSVFDSKLPTDMSVTWNKKMRKTAGYCITGQDRSSGSRYARIELSEKVCDSADRLRDTLVHEMCHAATWLINGVRDGHGPFWKLYARKATLAHPELPMVTRCHSYDINYKYQYQCSCCKNIIGRHSKSLDTQRFVCALCAGKLVLLSSGKSRGPTPFASFVKEHYSSVRQELAGQGHAEVMRKLSADFAAKARLSCS; this is encoded by the exons ATGGACCATGATGCCAGTGTCCTGTTCCAGAAAGTGGCCCACAAGCTGGGCTGGACCCGTGAGGGGGGGCTGGAATCAGCTGAGCAGGAG CTCCTGAGGAGCATTGGGAAGAGTAGGCGTCCTGCTACTGGGAGGTCCGATGCTGCTTGCTCCCGTGTGAAATCCACCAAGAGCGAGCTGTCGGACAGCGACGACTCCACGAAGGAGAACTGGTCGCCGAAGGGGTGTAAGGTGCTCAACCTGGACTCCAGCGATGACGATGACTTTGACCTCT TTCTTCTCGAGAAGACCACACCTCAGATTGGTGTCCACCGCCCACGTCGCCCACCAAAGGACAACGTAGCCTGTGACAG TCCACAAGGCCAGGTGGAGAGTTCAGACTCTGATGACTTTGAGACAT TCCTGAGCCGTGTCAAAACACCGAAGACTAAGCCAGTGGCACCAAGGGGTGGCCGTGATGACAG TCTCAAAGATTTCATAGTGGACAGCTCATCGGATGAAGACTTCGTCACAGATGGGAGGAAGAAGAAGTCAGCTTCCAGAG CTGTCTCAAAAACGCCAAGGTCTGTTCAGACCCCTCCAACGGCATTGGAACAACcccctgctcagtctgagtCACCAGTCTTCCTGAGTGACGAGGATGAAGACGTGGTTATTACGAGCACCTGGAAGTCGCGTCACCCCCCACGTAGTTCTTGCTTCACAGGGCAGGTGTTTAAAGAGCAGGCTCTGACACCCAGAGCTTCCAGCCCAGTCCGATCTCTGCCTCCCTCCTCTGCCCCTTCAAAGATGACGTACCGCACGCCACTCCGGCTGGATGACTCCAGCTCAGAGGAGGAGTTTCTTTCCCTTTTGGACAGGCTGAAACAGAACAGCCTGAGCAACAGGAAGAACACAGAGACACCCAAGCCCAAAGCAG AGCCCAAGAAGAAGCCCTCCCTGTCAGTTCCGTCTGGACAGGGCCTGAGGCAGGATTCAGGCGGAGCTGGACATTGGAGGGTGGACAAAGGAGCCCAAGGGGTCAACACCCCAGTGCATCCAGCACAAAGCAAACCTGAGAGCCACACGGAGCCTAGAGCTGTAGTCGGCGGCAG AACAGTGGTTTGCAAGACCCCCAACTGCTTCCTGCAGTCTTTATCTGCCCCTGGATCAGTCTACTGCCGCAGCTTCAAGCAGCTCAAGGAAGAGCTTACCGGCAAGCTGTACCAGCTCTACAACAGGAGTGTGTTTGACAGCAAG CTCCCTACCGACATGTCGGTCACTTGGAATAAAAAGATGAGGAAGACGGCAGGGTACTGCATCACAGGGCAGGATCGCAGCAGTGGGAGTCGCTATGCCCGCATTGAGCTCTCTGAGAAAGTCTGTGACTCTGCAG ACCGCCTGAGGGACACACTGGTGCATGAGATGTGCCATGCAGCCACCTGGCTCATCAATGGTGTACGCGATGGCCATGGTCCCTTCTGGAAGCTGTACGCCCGCAAGGCTACATTGGCACACCCCGAGCTGCCTATGGTGACCCGCTGCCACAGCTACGACATCAACTACAAGTACCAGTACCAGTGCAGCTGCTGCAAGAACAT CATTGGGCGTCACTCAAAGTCTCTGGACACCCAGCGCTTCGTGTGCGCTCTTTGCGCCGGCAAACTCGTCCTGCTGTCCTCTGGAAAATCGCGGGGCCCCACTCCCTTTGCCAGTTTCGTCAAGGAGCACTACAGTAGTGTGCGCCAGGAGCTGGCGGGTCAGGGACATGCTGAAGTGATGCGCAAGCTCAGCGCCGACTTTGCAGCCAAGGCTCGGCTGAGCTGCAGCTGA